One Macadamia integrifolia cultivar HAES 741 unplaced genomic scaffold, SCU_Mint_v3 scaffold1717, whole genome shotgun sequence DNA window includes the following coding sequences:
- the LOC122064692 gene encoding aldehyde oxidase GLOX-like, producing MAPSPILFFFFFLAKVSAGGGQWSLLKRSIGISAMHMQLLNNDRVIIYDRTDFGASKLALPEGKCRNDNHDLFLKHDCTAHSAEFDVHTNSIRPLMIQTNIWCSSGAVSPDGRLIQAGGYNDGERAVRIFRPCSGCDWEENSFGLIVPRWYATSQILPDGRVIIVGGRQQFNYEFYPKSGSTNRVFSLPFLKQTTDPEENNLFPFVHLNVDGNLFIFANHQAILLDYNKNVVVKTFPAIPDGQPRCYPSTGSSVLLPLKGIHKPSVEAEVLVCGGAPRGSFRESNRGNFIGGLTSCGRIRINDPSPNWSMETMPMARLMGDMILLPNGHVLLINGAARGTAGWELARDPVFKPVVYQPDNPSGSRFEVQNPSSIPRLYHSSAILLRDGRVLVGGNNPHAFYNFTGVLYPTDLSLEAFSPGYMGSEYSKFRPKIIAPATQTKLRYGQQLVVRFSVPSTVSEKGVRVTMVLPTFTTHSFSMNQRVLELGGRHVTVVTNSAYDVAVTTPTSAVMAPAGYYLLFVVHKDIPSEGIWVHIQ from the coding sequence ATGGCACCATCtcccattcttttcttcttcttcttcttagcaAAAGTATCAGCTGGGGGAGGCCAATGGAGCCTCCTGAAGCGAAGCATTGGTATATCAGCAATGCACATGCAGCTTCTCAACAACGATCGAGTTATCATCTACGACCGCACCGACTTCGGCGCTTCCAAACTCGCCTTGCCGGAAGGCAAATGCCGGAATGATAACCATGACTTGTTCCTCAAACATGACTGCACTGCTCACTCCGCCGAGTTTGACGTCCACACCAACTCTATAAGGCCACTTATGATCCAAACCAATATCTGGTGCTCTTCCGGTGCCGTCTCTCCAGACGGCCGACTCATCCAAGCCGGTGGTTACAATGACGGCGAACGCGCCGTCAGGATTTTCCGGCCATGCAGTGGTTGTGACTGGGAAGAGAATTCATTTGGACTCATTGTACCACGTTGGTATGCTACTAGTCAAATATTACCGGACGGTCGGGTCATCATTGTCGGTGGCAGGCAACAATTCAATTATGAGTTCTACCCGAAATCCGGATCCACTAATCGGGTATTCTCCTTACCATTTCTTAAACAAACTACCGACCCGGAAGAGAACAATCTTTTCCCTTTTGTTCACCTTAATGTGGATGGCAACTTATTCATATTTGCCAACCATCAAGCAATCTTGCTTGATTACAACAAGAATGTTGTAGTGAAAACTTTTCCGGCGATTCCGGATGGCCAACCTCGATGCTACCCAAGTACCGGATCCTCAGTTTTACTCCCATTGAAGGGTATCCATAAACCGTCCGTGGAAGCTGAGGTTCTTGTCTGCGGTGGAGCTCCAAGAGGGTCATTCCGTGAATCCAATAGAGGGAATTTCATCGGAGGCTTAACATCATGTGGTAGGATCCGAATAAATGACCCGAGCCCAAATTGGTCCATGGAAACAATGCCCATGGCAAGACTGATGGGAGACATGATTTTACTCCCTAACGGCCATGTCTTGCTCATAAATGGTGCTGCAAGGGGGACAGCCGGGTGGGAGTTGGCTAGAGACCCAGTTTTCAAACCGGTTGTTTACCAACCCGATAACCCATCTGGTTCTCGTTTTGAAGTACAAAACCCATCTTCCATTCCACGTCTCTACCATTCCTCTGCTATCTTACTACGTGATGGTAGAGTTCTAGTGGGAGGAAACAATCCTCATGCGTTTTACAACTTTACCGGAGTTCTATACCCGACGGATCTAAGTTTGGAGGCATTCTCACCGGGTTATATGGGTTCGGAGTATTCGAAATTCCGGCCAAAGATTATAGCCCCGGCGACACAAACGAAGCTAAGATATGGACAACAATTGGTAGTACGGTTTTCGGTGCCCAGTACGGTGAGCGAGAAGGGGGTAAGAGTGACAATGGTGTTACCAACTTTCACGACACACTCGTTCTCCATGAATCAAAGGGTGTTGGAATTGGGTGGAAGACATGTGACAGTGGTGACGAATTCGGCATATGATGTGGCTGTGACAACTCCAACTTCGGCTGTTATGGCCCCTGCTGGATATTATCTTTTATTTGTGGTTCACAAAGATATACCTAGTGAAGGGATTTGGGTTCACATACAGTGA